A portion of the Algisphaera agarilytica genome contains these proteins:
- a CDS encoding Gfo/Idh/MocA family protein, which produces MSKKIGLMGCGNVATYGHLPAIRDTAGLELHAIYDPDASRARDLASPHRFNVRHACHTEEAFFASGIDAVAITSPAPAHEANVLAAAKHGLPILCEKPLSMSKEQGQRMIEATDAAGVPLYVAFCYRFSPSALKIKDLVAEGAIGDVRSLRLIYNWDCHGKYNQRDPEQGVAPHRHGRMLEGGPMVDCGTHQIDLAQWWLGSPVVNARGHGAWADDYEAPDHVYAHLDHDNGAHTMVEISYGFGHTMKDPESLFLYQLIGTDGVITYDRNIGRFELRNTEGTQTLKYHHEKDFAGMYRAFAKALETGDANNLPTAAEGLRVTDLAVEVTEQVMEARRVVSE; this is translated from the coding sequence GTGAGTAAGAAAATCGGCCTGATGGGCTGTGGCAACGTGGCGACCTACGGGCACCTCCCGGCCATCCGCGACACCGCGGGGCTGGAGCTGCACGCCATCTACGACCCCGACGCCAGCCGCGCCCGCGACCTGGCCAGCCCCCACCGCTTCAACGTCCGCCACGCCTGCCACACCGAAGAAGCGTTCTTCGCCTCGGGCATCGACGCGGTCGCCATCACCTCGCCCGCCCCCGCCCACGAGGCCAACGTCCTGGCCGCGGCCAAGCACGGCCTGCCCATCCTCTGCGAAAAACCGCTGTCCATGAGCAAGGAGCAGGGCCAGCGCATGATCGAGGCGACCGACGCCGCGGGCGTGCCGCTGTACGTCGCGTTCTGCTACCGCTTCTCGCCCTCGGCCCTGAAGATCAAGGACCTCGTCGCCGAGGGCGCGATCGGGGATGTCCGCTCGCTGCGGCTGATCTACAACTGGGACTGCCACGGCAAGTACAACCAGCGCGACCCCGAGCAAGGCGTCGCCCCGCATCGGCACGGCCGGATGCTCGAAGGCGGCCCCATGGTCGACTGCGGCACCCACCAGATCGACCTCGCCCAGTGGTGGCTGGGCAGCCCCGTGGTGAATGCGCGGGGCCACGGCGCGTGGGCCGACGACTACGAAGCCCCCGACCACGTCTACGCCCACCTCGACCACGACAACGGTGCCCACACCATGGTCGAGATCTCCTACGGCTTCGGCCACACCATGAAAGACCCCGAAAGCCTGTTCCTGTATCAGCTCATCGGGACCGACGGCGTGATCACCTACGACCGCAACATCGGCCGATTCGAGCTGCGCAACACCGAGGGCACCCAGACCCTGAAGTACCACCACGAAAAAGACTTCGCCGGGATGTACCGCGCTTTCGCCAAGGCGCTCGAAACCGGCGACGCCAACAACCTGCCCACCGCAGCAGAAGGCCTACGCGTCACCGACCTCGCGGTCGAGGTAACCGAGCAGGTGATGGAAGCCCGCCGCGTGGTTTCGGAATAA
- a CDS encoding sulfatase-like hydrolase/transferase, translating into MRLIVSALLTLFLVLHGQAQAEAPTNSRPNIVFLFADDISPREIPVYASNTWSKPKGGDTNDPKYLAKTPAMDQLADKGCWIRTTWATPTCMPTRAMVMTGRYAYQTKWWHNRDIGKVQSPQGEREWYLFESSPITLGQVALMGGYASVWAGKTHMRGNERDFERFEFTEAVMSLGMALDEDRKANTFMTSVVEVDGKRVVMNRDDGKTAPGYPLARRSFGFKPFIAVMNDKGKRVGTQWWPYTEEDKANFGVNTYGPDVEQDYCLDFMQRQHDAGKPFFVYHATHLGHGTFDWLDPQSGSKWAGTPVIEWDGEKYHRTPTHITGSKGEYEAHGTVTEAGLHSHINYIDYMLWRYMQKAEEMGVADNTIFIFSADNGSHQYGKTKVIQERGVAVPMIIYAPGMTKSGRQDIISSLADILPTFADIMGVPLPDNYKIDGRSLWLYLSTDSDEHHDWIYSYRQDKQLIRGHHVLRDGDGKWWDVTEFPDDHTSFPEIKDWDSVSDAHRAEKAKLESLLPQFDLYHTEHGPPQ; encoded by the coding sequence ATGCGTCTGATTGTTTCAGCCCTGCTGACCCTTTTCCTCGTCCTGCATGGCCAAGCCCAGGCCGAGGCACCTACCAACAGTCGGCCGAACATCGTCTTCTTGTTCGCCGACGACATCAGCCCCCGCGAGATCCCGGTGTACGCATCCAACACCTGGAGCAAGCCCAAAGGCGGCGACACGAACGACCCCAAATACCTCGCCAAAACCCCGGCGATGGATCAGCTGGCCGACAAGGGCTGCTGGATCCGCACGACCTGGGCGACGCCGACCTGCATGCCCACCCGGGCGATGGTCATGACCGGCCGATACGCCTACCAAACCAAGTGGTGGCACAACCGCGACATCGGCAAGGTCCAGTCGCCCCAAGGCGAACGCGAGTGGTACCTCTTCGAGAGTTCGCCCATCACGCTGGGCCAGGTCGCGCTCATGGGTGGCTACGCCAGCGTCTGGGCGGGCAAGACGCACATGCGGGGCAACGAGCGCGACTTCGAGCGTTTTGAATTCACCGAAGCGGTGATGAGCCTAGGCATGGCGTTGGATGAGGACCGTAAAGCCAACACGTTCATGACCAGCGTCGTGGAGGTCGACGGGAAACGCGTGGTGATGAACCGCGACGACGGCAAGACCGCTCCCGGCTACCCCTTGGCCCGGAGGAGCTTCGGCTTCAAGCCATTCATCGCGGTGATGAACGACAAGGGCAAGCGTGTGGGCACGCAGTGGTGGCCCTACACCGAGGAAGACAAGGCCAACTTCGGCGTGAACACCTACGGGCCGGACGTCGAGCAGGACTACTGCCTCGACTTCATGCAGCGGCAACACGACGCGGGCAAGCCGTTCTTCGTCTACCACGCCACGCACCTCGGCCACGGCACGTTCGACTGGCTCGACCCACAGTCCGGCAGCAAGTGGGCCGGCACGCCCGTCATCGAATGGGACGGGGAGAAGTACCACCGCACCCCGACCCACATCACCGGCAGCAAGGGCGAATACGAAGCCCACGGCACCGTCACCGAAGCCGGGCTGCACTCCCACATCAACTACATCGACTACATGCTCTGGCGTTACATGCAGAAGGCCGAGGAGATGGGCGTCGCGGACAACACCATCTTCATCTTCTCCGCGGACAACGGCTCGCACCAATACGGCAAAACCAAGGTCATCCAAGAGCGCGGCGTGGCCGTGCCCATGATCATCTACGCCCCGGGCATGACAAAAAGCGGTCGCCAGGACATCATCTCGTCGCTCGCCGACATCCTGCCCACGTTTGCCGACATCATGGGCGTGCCGCTGCCCGACAACTACAAGATCGATGGCCGCAGCCTGTGGCTGTACCTGTCGACCGACAGCGATGAGCACCACGACTGGATCTATTCCTACCGCCAAGACAAGCAACTGATTCGCGGCCACCACGTGCTGCGTGACGGCGACGGTAAGTGGTGGGACGTCACCGAGTTCCCCGACGACCACACCAGCTTTCCCGAGATCAAGGACTGGGACAGCGTGTCGGACGCGCACCGCGCAGAGAAAGCGAAGCTCGAGTCGCTCCTGCCCCAGTTCGACCTCTACCACACCGAGCACGGCCCACCACAATAA
- a CDS encoding sulfatase-like hydrolase/transferase, with protein MFQLLNPLRPLTQALAILTAVGCGLPGVSSLAAEPATQPNMLWIITDDQRYDSIAAFNRIVSNQDDSPLGPVSSPHVDRLVAEGTTFINTYTQSPACAPSRAAMHSGRYPHRRGVYGFETHHANNADIYRSTVPETLAAAGYQTAHTGKLGERTLPWDGQKVSWDSQQYQQIIGGDRKFRLAGDTDWVKEPLWVDGKNRGENIVFYFDDGKRVLVNNVKSGDHPAESYEAFADLVERLKILPHYEPGKDPVESFDRMIIGGESSRSVGLTRDGFTVRNLEKYLQNAGQPYQAVTGKKLHGPDPSKPLFVHVGFDFPHTPVLPPKSYRDRFAQYTYKIPQAAPGEIAAFPPQLQKLYGSKRTDHLTEAHLQQMIQDYYAFCAYGDQLVGETVEAFTAYSEAQGQPWMIVYVCGDHGWKLNEHGMTSKFATWDLDVHNPVVVVSSDKKNFPAGKVVHDFTEFVDMAPTFYAAAGLDVDSSEFDHLDGYDLAKVAEGSVPARDYVLIESWWVTGPRAALRTKDYAFSMKVKPVNAPGKQMDWPLGKSLKQVEAVLYDLTADPNEVQNVALDPRYAEVATALRNKLEDIVIREPRRIEVDWKAGPEGKVFRLDAGPQLYGGDDKKLELPSVSR; from the coding sequence GTGTTCCAACTCCTGAACCCTCTCCGCCCTCTCACCCAAGCCCTGGCGATCCTGACCGCAGTCGGGTGCGGCCTTCCCGGCGTGTCGAGTCTGGCCGCCGAGCCCGCGACGCAGCCGAACATGCTGTGGATCATCACCGATGACCAGCGCTACGACTCCATCGCCGCTTTCAACCGCATCGTGTCCAACCAAGACGACAGCCCGCTCGGCCCAGTGAGTTCGCCCCACGTCGACCGCCTCGTCGCCGAAGGCACCACGTTCATCAATACCTACACCCAGAGCCCCGCTTGTGCGCCGAGCCGGGCCGCGATGCACTCGGGCCGCTACCCGCACCGCCGGGGTGTGTACGGCTTCGAGACGCACCACGCCAACAACGCCGACATCTATCGCAGCACCGTCCCCGAAACCCTCGCCGCGGCGGGCTACCAAACCGCTCACACCGGCAAGCTCGGCGAACGCACCCTGCCGTGGGACGGCCAGAAGGTGAGCTGGGACAGCCAGCAGTACCAGCAGATCATCGGCGGCGACCGCAAGTTCCGCCTCGCGGGTGATACCGACTGGGTCAAAGAGCCGTTGTGGGTAGATGGAAAGAACCGGGGCGAGAACATCGTCTTCTACTTCGACGACGGCAAACGCGTCCTGGTCAACAACGTCAAGTCCGGCGACCATCCCGCCGAGTCGTACGAGGCCTTCGCTGATCTGGTCGAGCGGCTGAAAATCCTCCCGCACTACGAGCCGGGCAAAGACCCCGTTGAGTCGTTCGACCGCATGATCATCGGCGGAGAGAGCAGCCGATCCGTCGGCCTGACGCGTGACGGCTTCACCGTGCGCAACCTCGAAAAGTACCTGCAAAACGCGGGGCAGCCGTACCAAGCCGTCACCGGTAAAAAACTGCATGGCCCCGACCCCAGCAAGCCGTTGTTTGTCCACGTCGGCTTCGACTTCCCGCACACCCCCGTGCTCCCGCCCAAGTCCTACCGCGACCGCTTCGCGCAGTACACCTACAAGATCCCCCAGGCCGCGCCCGGCGAGATCGCCGCGTTCCCGCCGCAGCTCCAAAAGCTCTACGGCAGCAAGCGCACCGACCACCTCACCGAAGCACATCTGCAGCAGATGATCCAGGACTACTACGCCTTCTGCGCCTACGGCGACCAACTCGTGGGCGAAACCGTCGAAGCCTTCACCGCCTACAGCGAAGCGCAGGGCCAGCCCTGGATGATCGTCTACGTCTGTGGCGACCACGGTTGGAAGCTCAACGAGCACGGCATGACCTCGAAGTTCGCCACCTGGGACCTCGACGTCCACAACCCTGTCGTCGTGGTGTCCTCGGACAAGAAGAACTTCCCTGCGGGCAAAGTCGTCCACGACTTCACCGAGTTCGTCGATATGGCGCCGACGTTCTATGCCGCGGCGGGGCTTGACGTGGACTCATCCGAGTTCGACCACCTCGACGGCTACGACCTCGCGAAGGTCGCCGAGGGTAGCGTCCCCGCACGGGACTACGTGCTGATCGAGAGCTGGTGGGTCACCGGCCCGCGGGCGGCGCTCCGCACGAAGGACTACGCCTTCTCGATGAAGGTCAAGCCCGTCAACGCACCCGGAAAGCAGATGGATTGGCCGCTGGGCAAATCGCTGAAGCAAGTCGAAGCCGTACTCTACGACCTCACGGCCGACCCAAACGAGGTGCAGAACGTCGCGCTCGACCCGCGCTACGCCGAGGTCGCCACCGCGTTGCGAAACAAGCTCGAAGACATCGTCATCCGCGAACCGCGTCGCATCGAGGTGGACTGGAAAGCCGGGCCGGAAGGCAAAGTCTTCCGCCTCGACGCCGGCCCGCAGCTCTACGGCGGCGATGACAAGAAACTTGAACTGCCGAGCGTATCGCGCTGA
- a CDS encoding SDR family NAD(P)-dependent oxidoreductase, which produces MPVSTSLFDLTGQVALVTGGGSGIGKACATALLQHGAKVVLGGRTLSKVEEAAQELDALGDDSGEDPVAVPVQLDVASDDSAEAAVKFAMDTFGGLNIVINSAGIMCKKPTFDLTGEDMNSLYNIHITGALRVSQAAGHIFREQHQGSIINIASISSYMSLTEVTAYACAKSGMMGLTHSLANEWAKYGIRTNGIAPGFIPTDINRKMIEGTDRGRRILEHTPMARFGEGSEIAGAAVYLASPAASFVNGITIPVDGGYLASGIGDSVAPWEAEK; this is translated from the coding sequence ATGCCCGTCTCCACCTCGCTCTTCGATCTCACCGGCCAAGTCGCGCTCGTCACCGGCGGCGGCTCGGGCATCGGCAAAGCCTGCGCCACCGCCCTGCTCCAGCACGGCGCTAAGGTCGTGCTCGGCGGACGCACCCTGTCCAAGGTCGAAGAAGCGGCTCAGGAGCTCGACGCCCTGGGCGACGACTCGGGCGAGGACCCCGTGGCCGTGCCGGTGCAGCTCGATGTCGCGTCGGACGACTCGGCCGAGGCCGCGGTGAAGTTCGCCATGGACACCTTCGGCGGGCTGAACATCGTGATCAACTCGGCGGGCATCATGTGCAAGAAGCCGACCTTCGACCTCACCGGCGAAGACATGAACAGCCTCTACAACATCCACATCACCGGCGCCCTCCGCGTCAGCCAGGCGGCGGGGCACATCTTCCGCGAGCAGCACCAGGGCTCGATCATCAACATCGCCTCGATCAGCAGCTACATGAGCCTCACCGAGGTCACCGCCTACGCCTGTGCCAAGAGCGGCATGATGGGACTGACCCACAGCCTCGCCAACGAGTGGGCGAAGTACGGCATCCGCACCAACGGCATCGCCCCGGGCTTCATCCCCACCGACATCAACCGCAAGATGATCGAAGGCACCGACCGCGGACGACGCATCCTCGAACACACCCCCATGGCCCGCTTCGGCGAGGGCTCGGAGATCGCGGGTGCCGCGGTCTATCTCGCCAGCCCCGCGGCGAGCTTCGTCAATGGCATCACGATCCCGGTCGACGGGGGTTACCTCGCCTCGGGCATCGGCGACAGCGTCGCGCCGTGGGAAGCGGAGAAGTAA
- a CDS encoding glycoside hydrolase family protein, whose protein sequence is MRKIATLIVTAGLFASSAAFAAEDEYEIGRKLPADAVVTHPDSNPLRDALRPVPATAVFEMEGWSLWDPSLIKVGDTYHLFCSRWPKADDHSFDSGWKRSHVIRATSKSLFGPYEFAEVVLHPKDHPWATRGVHNPKITRVGDRILLYHLGIPQWSTGFAYADSIEGPWTPLPEPVVKANNPALLAHDDGSVYMVSKHKPKPTQDGKWDACLKAHVADHIDGPYRTLGEGRNRLPYNLELEDPTLWWANDQYNLVCTDWEGKVTGTQKSVVYYTSKDGIHYELFSKLPVWTQDEPIVLEDGTHLNASRIERPQVYINENEEFAALLVAVGIEERSHDYIVIRPVDNFVPDN, encoded by the coding sequence ATGCGTAAGATCGCTACGCTCATCGTGACGGCTGGCTTGTTTGCTTCTTCTGCCGCGTTTGCGGCGGAGGACGAATACGAGATCGGCCGCAAGCTCCCCGCCGACGCGGTGGTCACCCACCCCGACTCGAACCCGCTGCGTGATGCGTTGCGGCCCGTCCCCGCGACCGCGGTGTTCGAGATGGAGGGCTGGTCGTTGTGGGACCCGTCACTCATCAAAGTCGGCGACACGTACCACCTGTTCTGCTCGCGTTGGCCCAAGGCGGACGACCACTCGTTCGACTCCGGCTGGAAGCGTAGCCACGTGATCCGCGCAACGTCGAAGAGTCTTTTTGGGCCGTACGAGTTTGCGGAGGTTGTGCTTCATCCGAAGGACCACCCGTGGGCGACCCGGGGCGTGCACAACCCCAAGATCACCCGCGTCGGCGACCGCATCCTGCTCTATCACCTCGGCATCCCGCAGTGGTCGACCGGCTTCGCTTATGCCGACTCGATCGAAGGCCCGTGGACCCCGCTGCCCGAGCCCGTCGTCAAAGCCAACAACCCCGCCCTGCTCGCCCACGACGACGGCAGCGTCTACATGGTCTCCAAGCACAAACCCAAGCCCACGCAAGACGGCAAGTGGGACGCCTGCCTCAAAGCCCACGTCGCCGACCACATCGACGGCCCCTACCGCACCCTCGGCGAAGGCCGCAACCGCCTGCCCTACAACCTCGAACTCGAAGACCCCACGCTCTGGTGGGCTAACGATCAGTACAACCTCGTCTGCACCGACTGGGAAGGCAAAGTCACCGGCACCCAAAAATCCGTCGTCTACTACACCTCCAAAGACGGCATCCACTACGAACTGTTCTCCAAGCTCCCCGTCTGGACCCAGGACGAACCCATCGTCCTCGAAGACGGCACGCACCTCAACGCCAGCCGTATCGAGCGCCCGCAGGTGTACATCAACGAGAACGAAGAGTTCGCCGCCCTGCTCGTCGCCGTGGGCATCGAAGAACGCAGCCACGACTACATCGTGATTCGGCCGGTGGACAACTTCGTGCCGGACAATTGA
- a CDS encoding prepilin-type N-terminal cleavage/methylation domain-containing protein: MISRGFSIIELVIVIVIVGLLAAIAVPRLAAFGANGKYATTHQGFRQIAAALDIYHADYMAYPPNAAIQTLPPEMVGYLDEAAFTVPPPIGRAWDWNGEGSGIRDHGFNLSIHTVSREDRDEMERRFDDDNPETGIYRNQSHYLIWPVGP, translated from the coding sequence ATGATTAGCCGCGGCTTTTCCATCATCGAATTGGTGATCGTCATCGTGATCGTGGGCCTGCTCGCGGCCATCGCGGTGCCACGGCTCGCGGCGTTCGGCGCCAACGGGAAATACGCCACCACGCATCAGGGCTTTCGTCAGATCGCGGCGGCTTTGGATATCTATCACGCGGACTACATGGCCTACCCGCCCAACGCTGCGATCCAAACCCTCCCGCCCGAGATGGTCGGATACCTGGATGAGGCTGCGTTTACCGTGCCGCCGCCGATCGGCCGGGCGTGGGATTGGAACGGTGAAGGCAGCGGTATCCGGGACCACGGCTTCAATCTCTCCATCCACACCGTCTCACGAGAAGACCGTGACGAGATGGAACGCCGCTTCGATGATGACAACCCCGAGACCGGCATCTACCGCAACCAGAGCCACTACCTGATCTGGCCGGTCGGGCCGTAA
- a CDS encoding bifunctional 4-hydroxy-2-oxoglutarate aldolase/2-dehydro-3-deoxy-phosphogluconate aldolase: MASPPPAPAPVFPEAIAQRLRSTRLVAGFSTETPEDAVATAKAILAGGIDALEVTLRTADAVAGIRAIAEELPDVLLGVGTILTPEQVRRVKDAGAHFGVSPGLSMDVIEAAAECGLPYAPGIATPSELTQAVNAGSRLVKLFPAANLGGVPYLKSIAAPFASLGVEYFPFGGVNRDNMQDYLAQPEVIAVGGTWLAPKAMIQNQQWDQITEAVKESVDALGNQ, translated from the coding sequence ATGGCTTCACCCCCGCCTGCCCCCGCTCCCGTCTTTCCCGAAGCGATCGCGCAGCGCCTGCGCTCCACCCGATTGGTCGCGGGCTTCTCCACCGAAACACCCGAAGACGCCGTCGCCACCGCCAAGGCGATCCTCGCCGGCGGGATCGATGCGCTCGAAGTCACGCTGCGCACCGCCGACGCCGTGGCGGGCATCCGCGCGATCGCCGAAGAATTGCCGGACGTGTTGCTGGGCGTGGGCACGATCCTCACGCCCGAGCAGGTGCGCCGGGTCAAAGACGCCGGGGCCCACTTCGGCGTGAGCCCGGGGCTCAGCATGGACGTGATCGAAGCCGCCGCCGAGTGTGGCCTGCCCTACGCCCCGGGCATCGCCACGCCCAGCGAGCTGACCCAGGCCGTCAACGCGGGCAGCCGACTCGTGAAGCTGTTCCCCGCAGCCAACCTCGGCGGGGTGCCGTACCTCAAGAGCATCGCCGCCCCCTTCGCCTCGCTCGGCGTCGAGTACTTCCCCTTCGGCGGGGTGAACCGCGACAACATGCAAGACTACTTGGCCCAGCCCGAGGTGATCGCCGTAGGCGGTACCTGGCTCGCGCCCAAGGCCATGATCCAGAACCAGCAGTGGGACCAGATCACCGAAGCGGTCAAGGAATCGGTCGACGCGCTCGGCAATCAATAA
- a CDS encoding DUF1501 domain-containing protein: MNDNLDQLISRRSLLRRGSCAALGLAGLGSQLLTTRSLAAALDQESFDDYRALVCVFLFGGNDNGNTLIPLSGGDQSYRDYAKARGNLAIPSRYLKPMAIKPDNAGGQTFALHPALKGFQQRFKEGNAAVVANVGTLLQPTTLRDYRRGAAHVPQELFAHERQAEQWQLSRPDARDGLGWGGRLADMLQAAATNQKSSVSMNISVAGVSQFLSGQTVNPYVLGPDGTASFSEDEMSRRGKAQLRRAYMDMLAASEDPGHANRHAMQDVVRDVTERAIVNGEMIEGMMNSRSRIKAKVPEENPLATQLHTVARLIENAESKLGHRRQVFFVSIGGFDHHDGLVGDEDYTEYMGPHGELLTQVDQALTHFWEALGQLGKRDEVTTFTASDFGRTFASNGSGSDHGWGGHHLVMGGKQLQGNRLYGTFPNIRINGPDDVGDGRFIPTTSVDAYGFEFARWMGVPLSEMSTVFPNVGRFLDVGNPSSHLGLLA, from the coding sequence ATGAACGACAACCTCGACCAATTGATTTCTCGGCGTTCGCTTCTCCGCCGTGGCTCGTGCGCGGCGCTAGGCCTCGCGGGCCTGGGTTCGCAGCTGCTGACGACCCGCAGCCTCGCCGCGGCGCTCGACCAGGAGAGCTTCGACGACTACCGCGCGCTCGTCTGCGTCTTCCTCTTCGGCGGCAACGACAACGGCAACACGCTCATCCCCTTGTCCGGCGGCGACCAGTCCTACCGCGACTACGCCAAGGCCCGCGGCAACCTCGCCATCCCGTCGCGGTATCTCAAGCCGATGGCGATCAAACCCGACAACGCCGGGGGGCAGACGTTCGCGCTGCACCCCGCGCTCAAAGGCTTCCAGCAGCGTTTCAAGGAGGGGAACGCTGCGGTCGTCGCCAACGTCGGCACGCTGCTGCAGCCCACCACGCTGCGTGACTACCGCCGAGGGGCGGCGCACGTCCCGCAAGAGCTCTTCGCCCACGAGCGCCAGGCCGAGCAGTGGCAGTTGTCTCGCCCCGATGCGCGTGATGGCCTGGGGTGGGGCGGACGCCTCGCCGACATGCTCCAGGCCGCGGCGACCAACCAGAAATCATCGGTGTCGATGAACATCTCCGTCGCCGGGGTCAGCCAATTCCTGTCGGGCCAAACCGTCAACCCCTACGTGCTCGGGCCCGACGGCACCGCCAGCTTCTCCGAAGACGAGATGTCGCGCCGCGGCAAGGCCCAGCTCCGCCGGGCGTACATGGACATGCTCGCCGCCAGCGAAGACCCCGGCCACGCCAACCGCCACGCCATGCAAGACGTCGTCCGCGACGTCACCGAACGCGCCATCGTCAACGGCGAGATGATCGAAGGCATGATGAACAGCCGGTCGCGCATCAAAGCCAAGGTCCCCGAAGAGAACCCGCTGGCGACGCAGCTCCACACCGTCGCCCGCCTCATTGAAAACGCCGAGTCCAAGCTCGGCCACCGCCGACAGGTCTTCTTCGTCTCCATCGGCGGCTTCGACCACCACGACGGCCTCGTCGGCGACGAAGACTACACCGAGTACATGGGCCCCCACGGCGAACTGCTCACCCAAGTCGACCAGGCCCTCACCCACTTCTGGGAAGCCCTCGGCCAACTGGGCAAACGCGACGAAGTCACCACCTTCACCGCCTCCGACTTCGGCCGAACCTTCGCCTCCAACGGCAGCGGCTCGGACCACGGCTGGGGCGGACACCACCTCGTGATGGGCGGCAAGCAACTCCAAGGCAACCGCCTCTACGGCACCTTCCCCAACATCCGCATCAACGGCCCCGACGACGTCGGCGACGGCCGATTCATCCCCACCACCTCCGTCGACGCCTACGGCTTCGAGTTCGCCCGCTGGATGGGCGTTCCGCTGTCGGAGATGTCCACCGTGTTTCCGAACGTGGGCCGGTTCCTCGACGTGGGCAATCCGTCGAGCCACCTCGGGCTTCTGGCGTAG
- a CDS encoding sugar kinase has protein sequence MKAVVGFGEIMGRMAAVGPLRLRQSRALDVTYAGAEASVTASICNFGGVGRYVTALPKHALAEAAMDSMRAVGIDTSFIKRTDYGRLGLYFLETGANQRPSNVIYDRDDSAVAMTPASGYDWPAIFADAQWLHLSGITPALSAHAAEATLEAAKAAQAHGVKVSIDLNFRKKLWRWSDELQGKALAGKTMRGILPFVDVVIANEEDCSDVLDIHAGENDVESGELDISHYPGVAQQVIEQFPNVSKVAITLRESLSASHNNWGAMLYDGASKQAHFAPLDQAGNYRPYEIKNIVDRVGGGDSFAAGLIFSLITSELSDPAVAVKYAVAASCLKHSIKGDFNYSTRAEVEALMGGAASGRVVR, from the coding sequence ATGAAAGCAGTCGTGGGTTTTGGTGAGATCATGGGACGCATGGCCGCAGTCGGCCCGCTGCGTCTGCGTCAGTCACGCGCGCTCGACGTCACCTACGCCGGGGCCGAGGCGAGTGTTACCGCGTCCATCTGCAACTTCGGCGGGGTCGGCCGCTACGTCACCGCCCTGCCTAAGCACGCCCTGGCCGAGGCCGCGATGGACTCGATGCGGGCCGTGGGCATCGACACATCTTTCATCAAACGCACCGACTACGGCCGGCTCGGGCTGTACTTCCTCGAGACCGGCGCCAACCAACGCCCCAGCAACGTGATCTACGACCGCGACGACTCGGCCGTGGCCATGACCCCAGCCTCGGGTTACGACTGGCCGGCCATCTTCGCCGACGCGCAGTGGCTGCACCTCAGCGGCATCACGCCCGCCCTTTCCGCCCACGCCGCCGAGGCTACGCTCGAAGCCGCCAAGGCCGCCCAAGCCCACGGCGTCAAGGTGTCGATCGACCTCAACTTCCGCAAGAAACTCTGGCGCTGGTCGGACGAGCTACAAGGAAAGGCCCTCGCGGGGAAAACGATGCGCGGCATCCTGCCGTTTGTCGACGTGGTCATCGCCAACGAAGAAGACTGTTCCGATGTGCTGGACATCCACGCCGGCGAAAATGACGTCGAGTCCGGCGAACTTGACATCTCCCACTACCCCGGCGTCGCCCAGCAGGTTATTGAGCAGTTCCCCAACGTCTCCAAGGTCGCGATCACCCTCCGCGAAAGCCTCTCGGCCTCACACAACAACTGGGGCGCGATGCTCTACGACGGCGCATCCAAGCAGGCCCACTTCGCGCCGCTCGATCAAGCTGGCAACTACCGGCCGTACGAAATCAAAAACATCGTCGACCGCGTGGGCGGCGGCGATTCGTTTGCCGCCGGGCTGATCTTCTCACTGATCACCTCCGAGCTGAGCGACCCCGCCGTCGCGGTGAAGTACGCCGTGGCCGCGTCGTGCTTGAAGCATTCGATCAAAGGCGACTTCAACTACTCGACCCGCGCCGAAGTCGAAGCCCTGATGGGCGGCGCAGCATCGGGCCGCGTGGTTCGCTAA